In a single window of the Rhopalosiphum padi isolate XX-2018 chromosome 1, ASM2088224v1, whole genome shotgun sequence genome:
- the LOC132917156 gene encoding protein LZIC-like, with translation MSDENEMLRENLQAQLERLVQQLSDLEECRSDMTDDEYNESKEDTVEQLKEFNDRLSKITAGDMTIHDNLSIMRLATSAAITKAFQTPSVIKMFAKNEPNALKDKRNQIERDVKLGKLSLEVGNRQKLEVLTALRHLGSELTDSDKIFIREETSRLQSSVSSNGFNITDSLNGFDFNMFLKLDDTTM, from the exons ATGTCTGACGAAAATGAAATGTTAAGAGAAAATCTACAAGCTCAATTAGAACGTTTAGTCCAACAACTTAGCGACTTAGAGGAATGCAG AAGTGACATGACTGACGATGAATATAACGAGTCAAAAGAAGACACCGTCGAACAACTAAAAGAATTTAATGATAGATTAAGTAAAATTACTGCTGGTGATATGACTATTCATGACAATTTGAGCATTATGCGTTTA gCAACTAGTGCAGCCATAACAAAAGCATTTCAAACACCTTCTGTCATTAAGATGTTTGCTAAGAATGAACCAAATGCACTCAAAGACAAACGCAATCAAATTGAAAGAGATGTAAAATTAGGAAAATTGAGCTTGGAGGTTGGAAATCGACAAAAG CTTGAAGTGTTAACTGCGTTGAGACATCTTGGTAGTGAACTGACAGatagtgataaaatatttattcgagAAGAAACAAGCAGACTTCAAAGCAGTGTGTCATCAAATGGTTTTAATATAACAGACTCATTAAATGGATTTG atttcaATATGTTTTTGAAACTGGATGACACTACAATGTAA
- the LOC132917155 gene encoding dual 3',5'-cyclic-AMP and -GMP phosphodiesterase 11-like isoform X2, with the protein MNHSMTPSPDMHNIYGFHHHHHQQQQHQQQSPDLLRSGGHVVTTKADSSSSSPSLCYNKTSTFTQDFMLSNNSCQTQQQQDDDSCSDGEDSSQPSCTYRSVNHSFVGTSIRQGADLSSPSSMGRHNMVAVAAAAVADGYYSGSTTNHGNGSAGHHHHHHHHGHHHHHHHNSNGNGHNHHHHNAPAGMAAATIVDAQGAGGIGGGGGSGGGGYRVQRQAANIRERRRMLRSDLAPTRAADRPTPVKIINSAFDELRGHVPTFPYEKRLSKIDTLRLAIAYIALLREVLSADCDPLTYVQRCLSGERTPERAEWNTSDLTARLSWINWENLGVNPNRRGVLTSYSIPDNVNN; encoded by the exons atgaaccaTTCAATGACGCCGTCACCGGACATGCACAACATTTACGGTTTTcaccatcatcatcatcaacagCAACAGCATCAGCAACAATCACCCGATTTACTTAGAAGTGGTGGCCACGTTGTGACCACTAAAGCCGATTCTTCATCATCATCACCGTCACTCTgttataa TAAGACTTCGACTTTCACACAAGATTTCATGTTATCCAACAACTCGTGTCAAACGCAGCAGCAACAGGATGACGACAGCTGCAGTGATGGCGAAGACTCCAGTCAACCCAGCTGCACTTACCGATCTGTCAACCACAGTTTCGTAGGGACTTCGATAAGACAAG GTGCTGACTTGTCCTCGCCCAGTTCAATGGGCCGTCACAATatggtggcggtggcggcggcagcAGTGGCGGACGGTTACTATTCTGGAAGCACCACTAACCACGGTAATGGTAGCGCGGgccatcatcatcatcaccatCACCACGGTCACCATCATCACCATCACCATAACAGTAACGGAAATGGTCATAACCATCACCATCACAACGCCCCGGCGGGAATGGCTGCAGCGACAATTGTGGACGCACAAGGCGCGGGCGggatcggcggcggcggtggcagtGGAGGTGGCGGGTACAGGGTGCAGAGGCAAGCGGCCAACATACGGGAACGTAGACGAATGTTGAGGTCAGACCTGGCGCCGACTCGGGCAGCGGATAGGCCCACGCCGGTCAAAAT CATCAACTCGGCGTTCGACGAGCTCCGCGGTCATGTGCCCACGTTCCCGTACGAAAAGCGGCTCAGCAAGATCGACACTCTCCGCCTGGCAATCGCGTATATTGCACTGTTGCGCGAAGTGTTGTCGGCCGACTGCGACCCGCTCACTTATGTCCAGCGATGTCTAAGCGGTGAACGGACACCTGAACGCGCCGAATGGAACACCAGCG ATCTAACAGCTAGACTTTCGTGGATCAACTGGGAGAATTTGGGCGTGAATCCCAATAGGCGAGGCGTCTTGACGTCTTACTCGATTCCTGACAACGTTAACAACTAA
- the LOC132917155 gene encoding dual 3',5'-cyclic-AMP and -GMP phosphodiesterase 11-like isoform X1, with translation MNHSMTPSPDMHNIYGFHHHHHQQQQHQQQSPDLLRSGGHVVTTKADSSSSSPSLCYNKTSTFTQDFMLSNNSCQTQQQQDDDSCSDGEDSSQPSCTYRSVNHSFVGTSIRQGADLSSPSSMGRHNMVAVAAAAVADGYYSGSTTNHGNGSAGHHHHHHHHGHHHHHHHNSNGNGHNHHHHNAPAGMAAATIVDAQGAGGIGGGGGSGGGGYRVQRQAANIRERRRMLRSDLAPTRAADRPTPVKISINSAFDELRGHVPTFPYEKRLSKIDTLRLAIAYIALLREVLSADCDPLTYVQRCLSGERTPERAEWNTSDLTARLSWINWENLGVNPNRRGVLTSYSIPDNVNN, from the exons atgaaccaTTCAATGACGCCGTCACCGGACATGCACAACATTTACGGTTTTcaccatcatcatcatcaacagCAACAGCATCAGCAACAATCACCCGATTTACTTAGAAGTGGTGGCCACGTTGTGACCACTAAAGCCGATTCTTCATCATCATCACCGTCACTCTgttataa TAAGACTTCGACTTTCACACAAGATTTCATGTTATCCAACAACTCGTGTCAAACGCAGCAGCAACAGGATGACGACAGCTGCAGTGATGGCGAAGACTCCAGTCAACCCAGCTGCACTTACCGATCTGTCAACCACAGTTTCGTAGGGACTTCGATAAGACAAG GTGCTGACTTGTCCTCGCCCAGTTCAATGGGCCGTCACAATatggtggcggtggcggcggcagcAGTGGCGGACGGTTACTATTCTGGAAGCACCACTAACCACGGTAATGGTAGCGCGGgccatcatcatcatcaccatCACCACGGTCACCATCATCACCATCACCATAACAGTAACGGAAATGGTCATAACCATCACCATCACAACGCCCCGGCGGGAATGGCTGCAGCGACAATTGTGGACGCACAAGGCGCGGGCGggatcggcggcggcggtggcagtGGAGGTGGCGGGTACAGGGTGCAGAGGCAAGCGGCCAACATACGGGAACGTAGACGAATGTTGAGGTCAGACCTGGCGCCGACTCGGGCAGCGGATAGGCCCACGCCGGTCAAAAT CAGCATCAACTCGGCGTTCGACGAGCTCCGCGGTCATGTGCCCACGTTCCCGTACGAAAAGCGGCTCAGCAAGATCGACACTCTCCGCCTGGCAATCGCGTATATTGCACTGTTGCGCGAAGTGTTGTCGGCCGACTGCGACCCGCTCACTTATGTCCAGCGATGTCTAAGCGGTGAACGGACACCTGAACGCGCCGAATGGAACACCAGCG ATCTAACAGCTAGACTTTCGTGGATCAACTGGGAGAATTTGGGCGTGAATCCCAATAGGCGAGGCGTCTTGACGTCTTACTCGATTCCTGACAACGTTAACAACTAA